The genomic window GCGCAAATCGGAGCCGACCTCCACCACTTTGGCGAACATCTCGTGCAGATTTCCGGCCAAGGCCATCGAGCGGACCGGTTTTTTGCCTTTCCCTTTTTCAATCAAAAAGCCCTGCATGCCCACGGAAAAATCGCCGGAGATCGGATCGGCGGTGTGGATGCCGATGACCTCGGCGATAAAAATGGCGCGGTCGATAGCCGCAATCCGGTCGGGCGATTTTTCCGCCGGTTGAACCGGTTCAACCGGTTGAACCGGTTCAACCGGCTCAGCCGGCTGGATGAAGAAATTGCTCCACTCGAGCTTTGGGCGGGCGACGGCCGAGGCGCGACGGGAGTTTCCGGTGGAATTTTTTTTGTCCCTTCGGGCCCAATAGCAGTCGTAGAGGAGGTTCGACACGACACCGCGGTTGACAATCACCGTCTTTTGCCGCGGAGTTCCCTCGGCGTCAAAGGGGGCGCTCTCCTCCCCCCCCGGATAAAGGCCGTCGTCAACGATGGTGATTTTCGGTGAATAAAGTTTTTCCCCCATTTTTCCGATCAGACAGGAATTTTTCTTGGCGACATTTTCCGCGGTGGCGCCGGGGGCAAATACCTCCAAAAATGAGACCGCCACGCCGGGAGGGAGAATCACCGGTCCCCGGTAGTTGGCGATTCGCTTTCCCCCCAGGAGGTCCACTGCCATTTGCGCGGCTGACCGGCCAAGCGGACGGGGTTTGAGCTCCCGAAAAAAAGGGGTCGAGGCGTATTCGTAATATTCCTCCGATTGCCCCCCAACTTCCGCCACCGCCAGGACGCTTAATGACAAGTGAGTCCGCCGATGCGAGGCCAGAAGACCGGACGAATTGAAGAGAACCGTATCGT from Deltaproteobacteria bacterium includes these protein-coding regions:
- a CDS encoding TldD/PmbA family protein, producing MDALLQKIKNAAARKQVKDFEIYLKRSRGLSITVKEQKPDAVENRDSLGFGLRVCLNGSGNRRLGFSYGRAFDDASLDIVVDQALAAATAATPDPLYGWPPGGWSAPAALPQEKASYPEGTNFDPALSGITRDDKTAVACELEKSALGTDPRVKRARYTSYEEEVDDTVLFNSSGLLASHRRTHLSLSVLAVAEVGGQSEEYYEYASTPFFRELKPRPLGRSAAQMAVDLLGGKRIANYRGPVILPPGVAVSFLEVFAPGATAENVAKKNSCLIGKMGEKLYSPKITIVDDGLYPGGEESAPFDAEGTPRQKTVIVNRGVVSNLLYDCYWARRDKKNSTGNSRRASAVARPKLEWSNFFIQPAEPVEPVQPVEPVQPAEKSPDRIAAIDRAIFIAEVIGIHTADPISGDFSVGMQGFLIEKGKGKKPVRSMALAGNLHEMFAKVVEVGSDLRFYGRFGAPTLLIEEASVSGEGSHRAPTEQGG